The Brassica napus cultivar Da-Ae chromosome C7, Da-Ae, whole genome shotgun sequence genomic interval GTAACCGATGCTTCTGGATAAAAGAGGTTGGTCTTTTCCTCCGGGATTTTCGTTGCGCCATGAGTTTTCCGCCCTTCGACAGTTGGCAGtaattattatttgttgtaATGCATTTACCACATTAAGCATTGTTCTAATTCCGTTGTCGAGTATAACATTAGCTGTTATTTTGGAAAGTGACGTATACCATCAAAGCTAGGAGACAAACTCCAACATCGGTTTATCGTTTCTTTACTCATACAATtatcatgaaaagataagaCTCGGTGTACAACATTAAAACAACGGTGTAGAcgatttataaaccaaaaaatgcgttttacataatataatacaacaaccgttACAAGGTCTAAGAAAATCAATACATATGGTTGATGTGAAATGTCAGATTTGGTGTGCATCATTACGCCAATGCTGTACGATTTTTAAAGACCAAACAAAACGTTTCATTTTATATTGTACACCAAACGTTACAAGGTCTACCACCGGCAATACATGTAGTTAATTTTGTTCAATGATGTGACTTTATATAATACAATCAAACATCACAAATAGTTCTAATTATAACACAATAACATTCGCAATCATGTTGTTCAATGATGTATACCTTCACGTAGTTACAACAACATTACAACAACGGTGTACGAGGGTTACAAGGTCTACCAAAGTCAACACATGTAGTTGGTGTGCAGCGTTTTAACTCAGGTGTACATATCTAGAAATACCAAAGTCAATACCGataaacatttttgtttctcGATGATCATAAACGCATAATCACACAAACACACCATAAATATACCATTAAGTTCCATTTTGTTCACACAAACATAAGTACCATTGGGTTCGAACAACATTCTGACAAAGAAAACAACTTCAAGTTTACTCATTGTTTACTTTAGCATCGCCCACGAATTCTTCATAGCAGTCCATTGCATACTGCTCTCGAAATCTGTCAACATCTTTGTCGGTAATCCGACTCATTTCCTCCGTTAAGCCGGCAGCATGCATCTCTATGAACTTGGCAGCACATGGCCCACAGTCGCCACCCCTTTTGTTGTGATAAATGCCTTCTGCGCGGCTCCAAGAGTAAATTCGAAGACCTTCCTTCACCTTATAGCATTTATGCCCcgcatatttttctaatatataagGCAACGACTGTACAACCGAACACATATGTCCTTCCGCAACCTCGATCTCAGTATGAGGAACATAGGAATCAAATACCGTCACATGACCTTCAGTCAGCTTAATGCAGAGACCAACCCAGTGATCTCCACCCCAATTCATCGGGGTGTACACGGTGTCGACATCGCGGCCAAGTCCCAACTTCATTTTCTGCCCCTTGCTCTTTCCTGTCACATACTGTGCTACGTTTTTCCCCCATTCGAACTGCAGCTTATCATTGTCTGCGCTAAAGGCACTCCAGTTTGACTGAATGGTTTTTATAAAGTACTGATCCAAGATCACCATCCTCTCCTTCTGTAGATAAATCCCGCGACGCCTCCACAACATGTTCATAATCACATGCATGTGCTGTCccaaaaaaatatgtaacaaATATTAGTTACATAAGGTGACTGTCAAAGGTATAATGTGACGACGATGCAGAGCTTAATAGTACCTCGTCAGACATCCATTTCCCCGGTTCAGCAATTTCAAGGAAGAAGTGATTACACACAGAGTGACCGGTAGCGATATCCCACATCCTGCAAATTTAACCAACAATCAGGAACTTATGCACGAGTGTATGTATATAACCTTAAAAAGAGTTAGAAACTTACTGCTCGGGGTTTTCCCTCAAAATTTTGGCAAACTTCTTAAACTGTGTTCGATTCGTTTTGGCAATGGGCTTATACTCAACCTTCTCCTCGCTCTTAAACAACTTTTTCACCCTTTGGTCAGGCGTGTACACTCCAGAAATCTTGCTGGATCTCATGTGATGCCGTTTACCACCACTTCCCACATCTTCAGAGTCCGCATCCGTTTCACCACACAGATCATGTGGGTTCTCTTGTATCTGGCTATCAGTGGACATGTCATCTTTACAACTGCCCCGTCCCCTGTAATTCAGCGTTGATCTCCTTAACACTTGCCTCACCACCCACCTTGGGAGGAGCAACTTTTCCAACCGCCTCCACAGGCTTTGGAAACTCCATATTAGATGTTTCAACGGAGTCAACAGATTGGGGCTGTTTGTCTGCCGTCCTCGCTTCTTCACCACCGTCAGGATCCTCCTCAACGAACTCACCATCGTTGTCGCCACCCGTTTTCTAGATGGAGTCAGTAACCTATGTCAACAGGTgtacaccaaaaataaaatgtacatgtgtacaccaATAATAAAATGCACACGACCTGCGCAAAGCCAATCCCCGCCGTTGGTGTCATGCGGGCAGCCACAGACTTGTTTTCTTTTGGCTGTGCACCCTCCCCACCCCTCGTTGCCCTTATTTCCTGAAATTTCAAATCAGTTAATTACGCTCTCTGAGAATTGTCGAACAACAACAGACCTAAACCATTGCCTAAGATATAACTACCTCGTCCGCCCCCGGGATTTCAGAGTTGATCTCCTTCACAAGTGCCTCAACAAACCCCATAGGAGCAGAGACTTGTTCAAGCCTCTCTCCATCATTCTGATTTGATGTTTGACCGGACTCACCACCGTTGTCGGCACCCGTTTTCTAGATGGAGTCAGTAACCTATGTCAACAGGTGTACACCCAAAATAAAATGTGAATGTGTACACCAATAATAAAATGCACATCACCTGCGCAAAGTCAATCCCGGCCGTTGGTGTCATGCGGGCAGCTACCGACTCGTTTTCTTTTGGCTGTGCACCCTCCCCACCCCTCGTTGCCCTTATTTCCTGCAATTTCAAATCAGTTAATTACGCGGTAATTGAGAATTGTCGAACAACAACAGACCTAAACCATTGCCTAAGATATAACTACCTCGTCCGCCCAGGGATTTCAGAGTTGATCTCCTTCACAAGTGCCTCAACAAACCCCATAGGAGCAGAGACTTGTTCAAGCCCCTCTCCATCATTCTGATTTGATGTTTGACCGGACTCATAGCCCACCGGTAGAGCACCTACCAATTTTTGATGGCCCTCCCCACCTTCTGGAGCACTTCTTTCCTGCATCAGATCCGTTAATAACGCTCTTCAAGTAATGTACAACAATAACAGACCAAACTTAATGTGACAGATATAACTACTGTCTATGATATAATCAGTAGCGGACACGTTTCAATTCCGGTGGATGCAACCTTAGATTTCGAGGAGGGGTTTCCATCCCATGAAGGATGAAAGGAGCGTACACTACCAACCGAACTGTAACAGTTCGGCTTTGTTTTCTCCCATGCGATTGGGGAGCCTTGCTCATACCGGTACGTTGGGTTTCTTTTCTGCCAAGCCCCCGGGGAGGTTACTGCATGCTGGAAGGTAGAAGGAATCCGTAAATATTCACAACTATTGTTATTACCACTACTTAGCCAAACACTACACAACTAATTAAGATGCAAACGAACCTCTGCTGGTAACATATAGGACTCAGGCTCAACATCTAATACATCTCCAAACAGGACGAGGGCATTCGATTGTGTTTCTTGCTGCTGACCATCCCCCCCAGCGTTGGGTTAGAACTCTAAGcaataacacaacaataaaACTATCTATCACATTACCTGATCACCTTTGTTTCCGCCGGATGGTAGAAAACGTGCATTGTCAGACTCGTTTTCTTTTGCATGATCATCATCATTCTGGTGACCACTTTCTCTCTCTGATGAGGGTGGGTTCTTCCTGCTCACTTCC includes:
- the LOC125590391 gene encoding uncharacterized protein LOC125590391, which gives rise to MSTDSQIQENPHDLCGETDADSEDVGSGGKRHHMRSSKISGVYTPDQRVKKLFKSEEKVEYKPIAKTNRTQFKKFAKILRENPEQMWDIATGHSVCNHFFLEIAEPGKWMSDEHMHVIMNMLWRRRGIYLQKERMVILDQYFIKTIQSNWSAFSADNDKLQFEWGKNVAQYVTGKSKGQKMKLGLGRDVDTVYTPMNWGGDHWVGLCIKLTEGHVTVFDSYVPHTEIEVAEGHMCSVVQSLPYILEKYAGHKCYKVKEGLRIYSWSRAEGIYHNKRGGDCGPCAAKFIEMHAAGLTEEMSRITDKDVDRFREQYAMDCYEEFVGDAKVNNE